Genomic segment of Candidatus Binatia bacterium:
GCCGGAGCGGCTGAAGATGGCGGTGTTGATGCCGACGACCTCGCCCTTCAGGTTGATCAGCGGTCCGCCCGAGTTGCCGGGGTTGATGGCGGCGTCGGTCTGGATGAAATTGTCGTAGCTGCCCTGCCCGATGAAGCGTCCCTTGGCGCTGACAATGCCGGCGGTTACGGTATGTTCGAGGCCGAAGGGATTACCGATCGCCACGACCCACTCGCCGACCTTCAGCTCATCCGAGTTGCCCATGGTGACGGTGGTCAAGTCCTTGGCGTCATCGATCTTGATCACCGCAATGTCGGTCTTCTGATCACGGCCCACGACCCTGGCCTTGTACTCTTTCTCGTCCGCGAGTTTGACCAGAATTTCGTCGGCGTTCTCGATGACGTGATTATTGGTCAGAATGTAGCCGTCGCGGTTGATGATGAATCCCGATCCGAGGCTGCGTTGCTTGAACTGGCGCTTCGGCATCGGACCGAAGAAGCGCTCGAAGGGCTCCCAGAACTCGTGCGGGTCCCCCTGCCCTTGCCCTTGCCCTCCGCCTCCGCCGAATGGACCTCCCTCCATGTGCGGCGAAGATTCCCCTTGCGAAGTAGTGGAGACGTTGACCACGGCCGGGCTCACTTTTTCGCTCAGGACAGTGAAGTCGGGCAACCCGCTGACCGCTGCTCCCTGCACCTTTGGCGCCAGTGCTGGGGTTGGCGTCGCCGCCTGCTCAGCAGCCTCCTCACCCCAGAAGCTGATGGCTTCGACTCGCGAGCTGAGGTTGAGGCCGACGGTGGTTCCCACCCCCGCCAGAAAGCCCGCGAAAATTAGCAAAACGGTTCGACGGGCACGCACGTGCGTACTCATGTTTCCTCCTTGTTCATTCGTCCAGGACTCGGTCGCGTCTTCACGAACGACTGCGCACACGCTCCACGTAATTCAAGCGCAGATCATACAGGACGCTGTCTAGCAGACCCGACTCCGAGCTATCGAGATTGCCTTTGGTTTTTTCCTTGAGGATACCGAGAATATCGATCATCTGCTTGGCAGCTAACAAATCGGTGACGATCCTACCATCGATGGGGTTGGGAATCTCACCCAAATGGGCCAGCGCCTGCGTGCTCAAGCTGAGAATGAACGTGGAGAACATCAGCGGCAGGGGCGGCGCCTCTCGCCGCTCGGCCGCGGGTGCCGACGTGGCGGTGCCCGCAGTTGCCACCGGCTCTTGGCGCGCCGCCGGGGGTTCAGCCGATCCCGCCTGCGGCTCCGGACGCACCTCCCCGGCTGCGGAAAACCGACGCCGGTCTTCCACCTTGAACCCTCGTTTCTCTTGCCGTTCCTCTTCGTTGCTCATTCAACTCACGAAAAAAGCCCGATGCCACCGACGCATCGGGCCATAATTATACCACAGGTCTGCCGCACTCACACATGCATGGCGCGCAATCGCCGGATGCGCTCATCGAGCGGTGGATGCGTGCTGAACAAGTTGGCCAGCGAGCGCCCACTGAGCGGGTTGACAATGAACAGGTGCGCGGTCTGCGGGCTGGCATCCATCGGCAGGCGCTGTGAAGCAGACTCGAGCTTCTCCAGTGCTTTGGCGAGACTCTCACCGCTGTGCAACAGTTGAGCCCCGCTGGCATCGGCCTGGTATTCGCGTGACCGCGAGATCGCAAGCTGGATGACCATCGCCGCCAGCGGCGCCACGATCGACATCACCAGCAGGCCGATGAGCCCCCCACCTTCCTCCCGTTCATCCCGCGAGAGGCCACCGAACATCGCCCCCCAGCGCGCCATGTTCGCCAGCATCATGATGGCGCCCGCCAGAGTGGCAGCGACGGAACTGATCAGGATGTCACGGTTCCGGACGTGGCTGATCTCGTGCGCCAGGACGCCCTCGAGTTCATCCGATGACAACAAGCGCATGATGCCCTCGGTCACCGCCACCGCAGCATGTTCCGGACTGCGGCCGGTCGCAAACGCATTGGCCGCCTCGCTCGGAATCACATACAGCTTCGGCATCGGCATGCCGGCGCGCGTAGTCAGGTTCTGGACGATCCGATAGAGGTCCGGCGCTTCGTTCATGTCCACGGGCCGGGCTCGGTACATCGCCAGGACGATCTTGTCCGAGAACCAATAGCTGCCCAAATTCATGACCGCCGCGAAGACGAAGGCCACCACCAACCCCTGTGATCCGCCGAGGAACCCGCCGAACCACACAATGATACCGGTCAGCAACCCCAACAGCAGCGTGGTTTTCAGCGTGTTAGACATCAGTTATCTCCTGGGCCTTTGACGCAGCCACCAGCCATTTTATTTGACATGGACTGAGAATTGGCCGACGCGTGGGGTCCGCAACCAACCAAAAAGCTAATATGCACCCCCCAGGATGTCAAGCAACGTCCGTGCAGCCCGTCGCAGCCCGTCGCCACGCACCGTGAGTTGGGAAGGCACCGAGGCAGTGGGGCATTCACAATGCCCCACTGCCGGAGCCGTAGATCGCCGCAAAAGGCAAAGGGCGAGGCCCGCGCCTCGCTCACCGACCCGCAAGCGCGCAAGATGAAGATGGGCGACGGTGGCTTTCGGCCCGCCTACAACGTGCAGTTCACCGCTGACACGGAGAGCCAGTTTGTGGAAAAACCGGATTTCTTCACAAGCCCTACGTCCCGCGAGCCTACATGATCGCGCGAGAACCCAGCCAAGGGAGAGGTTTCAATTTCCGGGCTGATCGCAGATGGCCGACTTAGGCCAGTTTGGCATCGAGACCGTGCGTATTCGTCTCGATGCGATCCATCACTGCCGGCTCATCACCCGTTCGCTTCACGTCGCATCTTTAGAGATTTCGGCCTTCAACTGCCGGCCGGCGGCTGGAGCGGCTCAGTTAGGGGCTACCGATAACGCCGCCA
This window contains:
- a CDS encoding DUF1844 domain-containing protein, coding for MSNEEERQEKRGFKVEDRRRFSAAGEVRPEPQAGSAEPPAARQEPVATAGTATSAPAAERREAPPLPLMFSTFILSLSTQALAHLGEIPNPIDGRIVTDLLAAKQMIDILGILKEKTKGNLDSSESGLLDSVLYDLRLNYVERVRSRS
- a CDS encoding DegQ family serine endoprotease, with protein sequence MSTHVRARRTVLLIFAGFLAGVGTTVGLNLSSRVEAISFWGEEAAEQAATPTPALAPKVQGAAVSGLPDFTVLSEKVSPAVVNVSTTSQGESSPHMEGGPFGGGGGQGQGQGDPHEFWEPFERFFGPMPKRQFKQRSLGSGFIINRDGYILTNNHVIENADEILVKLADEKEYKARVVGRDQKTDIAVIKIDDAKDLTTVTMGNSDELKVGEWVVAIGNPFGLEHTVTAGIVSAKGRFIGQGSYDNFIQTDAAINPGNSGGPLINLKGEVVGINTAIFSRSGGNIGIGFAIPVNVAKDLLPELEEKGRVTRAWLGVMIQKVTPDIAENFGLKETRGALVADVMKDGPAYAAGVKVGDVIVEFDGHAIKESTELPMLVARTPVGKTVSIKLTRDKRTETLSVKLGELKEEETAAVGKEQGFGLTVQPLTPEIAESLGLSGDIKGVVVSGVEPGSSADDAGMHRGDVILEVNREPVRDLASYRKAIKSAGKGKSVLMLVRRGDNTIFMALKPAAE
- the htpX gene encoding zinc metalloprotease HtpX, yielding MSNTLKTTLLLGLLTGIIVWFGGFLGGSQGLVVAFVFAAVMNLGSYWFSDKIVLAMYRARPVDMNEAPDLYRIVQNLTTRAGMPMPKLYVIPSEAANAFATGRSPEHAAVAVTEGIMRLLSSDELEGVLAHEISHVRNRDILISSVAATLAGAIMMLANMARWGAMFGGLSRDEREEGGGLIGLLVMSIVAPLAAMVIQLAISRSREYQADASGAQLLHSGESLAKALEKLESASQRLPMDASPQTAHLFIVNPLSGRSLANLFSTHPPLDERIRRLRAMHV